The Temnothorax longispinosus isolate EJ_2023e unplaced genomic scaffold, Tlon_JGU_v1 HiC_scaffold_26, whole genome shotgun sequence genome contains a region encoding:
- the Hyd gene encoding E3 ubiquitin-protein ligase UBR5 isoform X1 produces MTSIHLVVHPLPGTDDQLNDRLREIADKINRYGFVTPPAFNSLKASIKRIVVGPTHIALLTDDNRIARVAFTVLPDRLDLSKNEPNRNTSKNHVGNSNSVPNGNGSNSSGSRTGMSRSRARIMRNSSAIRGGSSSGGSGSGGRIGPPGVIMGGGSGNSSRPIASVPAPFVPEDLISQAQVVLQGKSRNLIIRELQRTNLDVNLAVNNLLSREDEEGDDAEDAADSYVPEDLISLLDGGFSNEHSVIIDADSMFSEDVFGYTGIRHRGSSSRRLGNDRESERSSHERDRDRDSFSRWRDRQYYGPRRWLETALKDSWEKDSDNKKKELASQSPLWISEELEWWHDRSNDPVPRFVQIASLYSELIAISVSGQLYQWKWTESEPYKNTENPNVHHPKTIPLALTTEKIVNISATAIRCSVSTESGRVATWLDELLGHVASRLEHPAQAFTEFTLDKIVSLHTCALYTVARLESGTLYWWGVLPFAQRKKLWEKYKAKSRKHRPSTILSSDISYGTHVCMKNSPVYQPGAIGFTIANGVPKVGQLLSAAWNVDATCRFKILPAGMHVSNASTDKRESNGNGSAGVVNKPNHKETADRLDMPPPPSPASSTCSDTGSITTSHKRQKRMAPRSEGESERKDEEDWQLKDVVFVEDVKTVPIGKVIKVDGCYVAVKFFSKDSKEKEKEIKEKDFSTSDFKDLTTEEPMKLLADCRLLRKDELQVIKSSLNPRAPDCFQRTPRRVNIVEGSNDSLLTISTDGQGIHAILKSGNKLSYVVYNLSTGRYVQDCYIPSDISSFLGLQPQNINLTSAGENIECSMILRDGNNTIYPIAKDCADAIRDPNWLDLAPVNCIGAATIPISSCSNSTNLKNQVAVIALAFDNLLLMPRILRCDYESVKQVFCNLDQDLKNNLTYSSANSQIQMILKERCDGNRNILHACVNMCSPTSNKETEQVIERELVSNTVDGTSAPIEEPIPTLSWPPEAFDNTSGEEDSLLSIGAASISMMNKSGIGTTSNNTYIIDSVERRHNALLILKYMCENNILTPHLRELLTAKDAQGQTPLMLAVSVRAYHAALILLDTIQRVGKDAKDTSAMILPADASPDLSPLFVTCCNDTCSFTWTGAEHINQDIFECRTCGLTGSLCCCTECARVCHRGHDCKLKRTSPTAYCDCWEKCKCRALIAGHQGARYDLLCRLVNSTDLATKINSRGESILLFLVQTVGRQLVEQRQFRSAPRQRSTSASRKAPTSDVLGFAGLGADSDMPDHDLEPPRFSRKALERLLNDWPAVQCMIMSGVSENGTDQLFGDQGQLCRQSGTALLDKFTHSLLVKCSAEMLDTLLTTLIRELQDESVPGRQEEANNVARRFVRSVARIFVIFTIEMAPNTTKRRSTSQASQPLMKCRKVFQALIKLAVEELCETADSLIAPVRLGVARPTAPFTLTSSAIEVINGSEELFSIEPLIPHSGVSSETLDAALQTQQGNNNITMSRGDVSAVDETEGGEEVPMDMDGDISEHEESGVSGTATGQPLGEVDSNVGGVGEEQAGDGESDTELDLLAEAETESDSDDNHSNQDAASAQRSVQTGATAGSDGGMGSILLFPEDESGESSQQEDDESEAGETDEQDNEEFIGDEQLERRSGSSGHLHRNNLAPVYMQWAIRNRESNTRTAGLRVTGGSNLVFIDPASLRRTTATSAVATAQEPITMGTTASCLARAFGIVIRQIADLLVMMQDYKNLAPALPRLMEITFQDALSLQSYLEAHLKPTWDWLLTVMDATEAQLRFGVSLTRSADPTHPEHPLNNAPSLSGGNFSGLLNTAALSLTLQGTTGRNTRGGIATSSNISTPQASTRLTVGFAGVGEPPRSSREREGGDAHSARREFLSYCLSLMRAHNSEHRDSLPVLDVSALRHVAYVFDALVYYMRSLSEPLASRGETQKESSSYSSWNDQDENDNDEGEEYNSPAPTAMETDSVDYPDLLQVPICGSGNHGNSTPKGRKHPFLQRSDSTLCLGCPPLDPFDTVMSEALPLADQPHLLQPHSRREDLFGIPRQPTCSSAGGSSQNPLEGLPTRLGLSVRGMDSQNNVTTPTFSQVVQGPLSNSNLESRRNSISAGDLNSSSIKYAEKLKSSNHANEGHSSLVTEQIIDRAPIIVSTNNQSDAATSTKGKDMCKNNRSVIVRAGTISESNTSKVGAPEILVVPTVESQNVSEEVDPAATSHEISAHETVETSPVESAKTVSSIGTNISHNILLGRWRLSLDLFGRVFMEDVGLEAGSVVSELGGFPVKEAKFRRDMEKLRNSQQKDITIKVERDRTQLLVQTMKELNTQYNIYNRRASNTPPLAVNRVKVFFKDEPGEGAGVTRSFYTAIAEALLANEKLPNLEAAQVGSKYTQYNVLQKLKSRDRDRDLRRQNTRSSGKCRETRRALSFDARSFHPSNAIEGNNSSAPGSSSSTHPLPINHSNNDHLTMHQQQLGDRLYPKVHALRPALAEKITGMLLELSPAQLLMLLASEDALRQKVDEAFELIHSHTQDLTSEMLDLDVFSLTERCAANKKKMENSILDDTEDNAPLFYSPGKRGFYTPRQGRGSYERINAFRNVGRLIGLCLLQNELCPLFLNRHVIKYILGRPIRFHDLAFFDSVIYESLRQLVIDAETKDSNSLFSALDLTFSIDLCPEEGGGSIELISNGRDVEVTASNVYDYVRKYAEVRMIKVQEKALHSMREGVFDVLPEGALDGLTSEDLRLLLNGVGDINVSVLISYTSFNDESGESTERLVKFKRWLWSIVEKMSHVERQDLVYFWTGSPALPASEDGFQPMPTVTIRPADDAHLPTANTCISRLYVPLYSSRHVLRHKLLLAIKSKNFGFV; encoded by the exons attgaGGGAAATAgcagataaaataaatcgatatGGATTTGTAACACCACCggcttttaattctttaaaagcGTCGATAAAGCGCATTGTAGTTGGACCAACGCATATCGCTCTTCTTACGGATGACAATAGAATAGCTAGAGTTGCATTTACAGTACTACCAGATAGATTGGATTTGAGTAAAAACGAACCTAATAGAAA cACAAGTAAAAATCATGTTGGAAATTCTAATTCTGTGCCGAATGGGAATGGAAGTAACAGTAGCGGCAGTAGAACAGGGATGTCACGTTCACGTGCACGGATCATGCGTAACAGTTCTGCGATACGTGGAGGTAGCAGCAGCGGAGGGAGTGGCAGTGGTGGTCGTATAGGACCACCCGGAGTTATTATGGGAGGTGGAAGTGGTAACAGTTCTCGTCCTATCGCTTCTGTGCCAGCACCGTTTGTACCAGAAGATCTAATATCTCAGGCACAAGTTGTGTTGCAAGGAAAAAGTCGTAATCTTATCATCAGAGAATTACag cGTACAAATCTAGATGTAAACTTAGCAGTAAACAATCTTTTGTCACGAGAGGACGAAGAAGGCGATGATGCGGAGGACGCAGCAGACAGTTATGTCCCAGAGGATCTTATCTCTTTGTTAGATGGTGGCTTTAGTAATGAGCATTCAGTTATAATTGATGCTGATTCTATGTTTTCTGAAGATGTATTTGGATACACTGGGATAAGgca tcgCGGAAGTTCTTCGCGTCGCTTAGGTAACGACAGAGAGAGCGAACGTTCATCTCATGAAAGAGATCGAGATCGTGATAGTTTTAGTAGATGGCGAGATCGTCAATATTACGGACCGCGACGTTGGCTGGAAACTGCTCTTAAAGATTCATGGGAGAAGGATTcag ataataagaaaaaagaattggCCTCGCAGAGTCCACTATGGATATCTGAAGAATTGGAATGGTGGCACGATCGCAGTAACGATCCAGTACCCCGCTTTGTACAAATAGCATCGCTTTACAGTGAACTAATTGCCATTTCCGTATCAGGCCAATTATACCAATGGAAATGGACAGAATCAGAACCATATAAAAACACAGAA AATCCAAATGTGCATCATCCGAAAACCATTCCTTTGGCATTGACAACAGAAAAGATAGTCAATATATCTGCTACGGCAATTCGATGTTCCGTTAGCACAGAAAGTGGAAGAGTAGCGACGTGGCTTGATGAACTTTTAGGACATGTCGCTTCCCGTCTTGAACATCCAGCGCAAGCTTTCACTGAATTTACATTggataaaattgtatcactTCATACATGTGCTTTATACACTGTCGCAAGACTTGAAAGTGGAACGTTATATTGGTG GGGTGTTTTACCATTTGCACAGCGTAAGAAATTGtgggaaaaatataaagctaaaTCACGCAAGCATAGGCCGTCTACGATATTGTCAAGTGACATTAGTTATGGGACACATGTATGCATGAAAAATAGCCCGGTTTACCAGCCGGGAGCTATTG gATTTACGATAGCTAACGGTGTACCAAAAGTTGGACAATTGTTATCGGCAGCATGGAATGTGGATGCTACTtgtagatttaaaatattgcctGCTGGTATGCACGTGTCTAACGCGAGTACTGATAAACGCGAGTCTAACGGAAATGGAAGCGCGGGAGTTGTGAACAAACCAAATCACAAGGAAACGGCTGACAGGCTTGATATGCCCCCTCCGCCATCTCCAGCTTCGAGTACTTGCAGTGACACTGGCAGCATTACAACAAGTCATA aaCGACAAAAACGTATGGCACCTCGATCTGAAGGAgaatctgaaagaaaagaTGAAGAGGATTGGCAATTAAAAGATGTTGTTTTTGTTGAAGATGTCAAGACTGTACCTATTG gGAAAGTTATAAAAGTCGATGGCTGCTACGTTGCGgttaaattcttttctaaGGATtcaaaggagaaagagaaggagattAAAGAGAAAGATTTTAGCACGTCAGACTTTAAAGATCTTACGACAGAGGAGCCAATGAAATTATTAGCAGATTGCAGACTTTTACGTAAGGATGAGCTACAG gtaATTAAATCATCATTGAATCCACGAGCTCCGGACTGTTTTCAAAGAACACCTAGAAGGGTCAATATCGTGGAAGGTTCAAACGATAGTCTGTTAACTATATCTACTGATGGACAAG gtATTCATGCTATATTGAAAAGTGGCAATAAATTGAGTTACGTTGTATACAATCTAAGTACTGGAAGATATGTTCAAGATTGTTATATTCCATCTgatatttcatcatttttgGGCTTGCAACctcaaaatattaatcttacgAGCGCAGGAGag AATATCGAATGTTCTATGATTTTACGAGATGGTAATAATACCATTTATCCAATCGCGAAAGATTGCGCTGACGCTATACGCGACCCAAACTGGTTGGATTTGGCTCCGGTAAATTGTATTGGTGCAGCAACCATTCCTATTTCTAGTTGTTCCAATTCCACCAATTTAAAGAATCAGGTTGCAGTTATTGCATTAGCATTCGACAATCTTTTGCTTATGCCACGTATATTGCGATGTGATTACGAAAGTGTAAAGcaagtattttgtaatttgGACCAAGATCTAA AGAACAATTTGACATATTCGAGTGCAAATTCACAAATCCAAATGATATTGAAGGAACGCTGCGATGGAAACCGAAATATACTTCACGCTTGTGTCAACATGTGTTCGCCAACTTCTAATAAAGAAACCGAACAAG TTATCGAACGTGAGTTAGTGTCGAATACAGTAGATGGAACTTCCGCACCTATTGAAGAGCCCATCCCGACATTAAGTTGGCCACCAGAAGCATTTGATAACACATCAGGAGAAGAGGATAGTTTATTAAGCATAGGTGCTGCTAGTATATCTATGATGAATAAATCTG gtATTGGGACTACATCTaataatacatacattatagATTCCGTTGAAAGACGACATAATGCATTGCTCATACTGAAATACATGTGCGAAAATAATATCTTGACACCGCACCTAAGAGAATTACTAACAGCAAA GGATGCTCAAGGGCAAACGCCCCTCATGCTCGCTGTATCGGTCCGTGCATATCATGCAGCTCTTATCTTATTAGATACTATACAAAGAGTTGGCAAAGATGCAAAAGACACTTCAGCCATGATATTGCCAGCGGATGCGAGTCCAGATCTATCTCCACTGTTTGTTACTTGTTGCAATGATACATGTAGTTTTACGTGGACTGGAGCAGAGCATATTAATCAa gatATTTTCGAATGCAGAACATGCGGCTTAACGGGATCTTTGTGTTGCTGCACAGAATGTGCTCGTGTCTGTCATAGAGGTCATGATTGTAAGCTCAAAAGAACTTCACCTACAGCATATTGTGATTGTTGGGAAAAATGTAAGTGTCGAGCTCTCATCGCTGGTCATCAAGGTGCAAGATATGACTTGCTATGTCGTCTCGTAAATAGCACTGATCTCGCCACGAAAATTAACTCACG AGGTGAGAGCATCTTGTTATTTTTGGTGCAAACAGTTGGAAGGCAATTAGTCGAACAACGTCAATTTAGATCGGCACCTAGACAACGATCAACTTCGGCTAGTCGTAAAGCACCCACTTCGGACG TTCTTGGTTTCGCAGGCTTGGGTGCGGATTCGGACATGCCAGATCATGATTTGGAACCTCCCCGATTCAGTCGAAAAGCGCTCGAAAGATTGTTAAATGATTGGCCAGCTGTTCAATGTATGATCATGTCAGGCGTTTCTGAAAATGGTACCGATCAATTATTCGGCGATCAAGGGCAGTTATGTCGGCAGAGTGGCACCGCATTACTAGACAAATTTACGCATTCCTTGCTAGTTAAATGCAGCGCCGAA aTGCTCGATACGTTGCTCACCACTCTAATCAGAGAATTGCAAGACGAGTCTGTGCCTGGACGACAAGAAGAAGCGAATAATGTAGCACGTCGATTCGTGAGATCCGTGGCACGCATATTTGTCATTTTCACTATAGAAATGGCACCAAACACGACGAAAAGgcgaag TACAAGTCAAGCCTCGCAGCCTTTAATGAAGTGTCGGAAAGTTTTCCAAGCACTAATTAAATTAGCCGTAGAAGAATTATGCGAAACAGCGGATTCATTGATAGCACCAGTCAGATTGGGCGTAGCACGTCCAACGGCGCCATTTACGCTAACGAGTTCTGCAATTGAGGTGATTAACGGCTCGGAGGAACTATTTTCTATAGAGCCCTTAATACCTCACAGTGGTGTCAGTTCGGAAACGTTGGACGCGGCATTGCAAACGCAACAAGGAAACAATAACATAACTATGTCAAGAGGAGATGTTTCTGCTGTAGATGAAACTGAAGGTGGAGAAG AAGTCCCTATGGATATGGATGGTGATATCAGCGAACACGAAGAATCGGGGGTCTCTGGGACTGCCACGGGTCAACCACTCGGAGAGGTCGACTCAAACGTCGGTGGTGTAGGCGAGGAACAAGCGGGAGATGGTGAATCAGACACGGAGTTGGACCTCTTAGCGGAAGCGGAAACTGAATCCGATTCGGATGACAATCATAGCAATCAGGACGCAGCGTCGGCACAACGTAGCGTGCAAACGGGCGCAACCGCAGGTTCCGATGGTGGAATGGGATCGATATTATTGTTTCCAGAAGATGAGTCTGGAGAATCGAGCCAGCAGGAGGACGATGAGAGCGAAGCGGGGGAAACAGACGAGCAAGATAACGAAGAGTTTATCGGTGATGAACAATTGGAGCGCAGAAG TGGATCCTCCGGTCATTTGCATCGTAATAATCTCGCACCCGTGTACATGCAGTGGGCGATACGCAATCGTGAATCGAATACGCGTACAGCGGGATTACGGGTGACTGGTGGTAGTAATCTAGTGTTTATCGATCCCGCGTCCTTGAGACGCACCACTGCCACGTCGGCCGTCGCGACCGCGCAGGAGCCCATAACAATGGGGACTACCGCTAGTTGCCTGGCGCGAGCTTTCGGAATTGTCATTCGACAGATCGCCGATCTGTTGGTCATGATGCAAGATTATAAGAACTTGGCGCCAGCCTTACCACGTTTGATGGAAATCACTTTTCAGGACGCTCTAAGTTTACAG TCGTATTTAGAAGCGCACTTGAAGCCCACGTGGGATTGGCTGCTTACGGTGATGGATGCTACAGAAGCGCAACTGAGATTTGGAGTATCCCTGACACGTAGCGCGGATCCGACTCACCCTGAACACCCTCTCAATAACGCTCCGTCTCTGTCGGGCGGTAATTTTAGTGGTTTGCTAAACACGGCCGCGCTTTCGTTGACTCTTCAAGGAACTACAGGTCGGAATACTCGCGGTGGTATTGCTACAAGCTCGAATATCTCCACTCCTCAAGCTTCAACACGACTCACCGTTGGTTTTGCAGGCGTTGGCGAGCCTCCGAGGAGCAGTAGAGAGCGTGAAg GTGGTGATGCACACTCAGCGAGACGTGAATTCTTATCATATTGTCTGTCTTTGATGCGTGCCCACAATAGCGAGCATAGAGATAGTTTGCCAGTTTTGGATGTTTCCGCTTTAAGACATGTCGCTTATGTGTTCGATGCACTTGTATATTATATGCGTTCTCTCTCGGAACCACTTGCTTCCCGAGGCGAGACTCAAAAGGAATCATCCAGTTATTCTAGCTGGAATGATCAG GATGAGAATGACAATGATGAAGGTGAAGAATACAACTCGCCAGCACCAACTGCCATGGAAACGGATTCCGTAGATTATCCAGATTTACTTCAAGTACCCATATGTGGATCTGGAAATCACGGCAATTCGACGCCGAAAGGGAGAAAACATCCTTTCTTGCAAAGATCAGATTCTACCTTGTGTCTTGGTTGCCCGCCCCTAGATCCTTTTGATACCGTAATGAGCGAAGCGTTGCCGTTAGCTGATCAGCCGCATTTATTGCAGCCACATTCGAGACGCGAAGATCTATTCGGTATTCCGAGACAACCAACTTGTTCTAGCGCAGGTGGATCTAGTCAAAACCCTTTGGAAGGTTTACCAACGAGATTAGGTCTTTCTGTGCGTGGCATGGACAGTCAAAATAACGTGACAACTCCAACATTCAGTCAAGTTGTACAAGGGCCGCTTTCAAATTCCAACTTGGAATCGAGACGAAATTCCATTTCAGCTGGAGACTTAAACTCAAGTTCTATTAAATACGCG GAGAAATTAAAGTCATCTAATCACGCTAACGAAGGGCATTCATCTCTTGTAACGGAACAAATCATCGACAGAGCGCCGATTATAGTATCGACAAACAATCAAAGTGATGCGGCAACGAGCACCAAAGGCAAAGACATgtgcaaaaataatagaagCGTTATAGTTCGAGCTGGAACGATATCG gAATCAAATACGAGTAAAGTTGGTGCGCCAGAAATATTGGTTGTTCCAACCGTTGAAAGCCAAAACGTGTCCGAGGAAGTCGACCCGGCTGCAACAAGTCATGAGATATCTGCTCATGAAACTGTTGAAACAAGTCCGGTAGAATCTGCCAAAACGGTATCATCGATCGGGACGAAtatctctcataatattttgCTAGGACGATGGCGATTGTCGTTGGATTTGTTTGGACGAGTTTTTATGGAAGATGTAGGTTTAGAAGCTGGATCTGTAGTGTCCGAATTAGGAGGATTTCCCGTGAAGGAGGCTAAATTTCGCAGAGATATGGAAAAACTTAGAAATTCGCAACAAAAAGATATTACCATAAag GTCGAACGAGATAGAACACAGTTACTAGTGCAGACGATGAAGGAGTTAAATACgcaatataacatatataatagaagAGCTTCGAATACTCCGCCTTTGGCAGTGAATCGCGTTAAAGTTTTTTTCAAGGATGAACCTGGCGAAGGAGCCGGTGTTACCCGCAGTTTTTACACGGCGATCGCAGAA gcATTGCTGGCAAATGAGAAACTCCCAAATCTCGAAGCAGCGCAAGTAGGATCGAAGTATACGCAATACAACGTTTTGCAAAAACTGAAAAGCAGAGATCGTGACCGTGATCTTAGACGACAA AATACACGTTCTTCTGGAAAATGTCGCGAGACACGTCGCGCTTTATCTTTTGATGCTCGGTCTTTCCACCCTTCGAACGCGATTGAAGGGAATAATAGTTCAGCACCTGGTAGCTCGTCTAGCACTCATCCCTTGCCAATTAACCACTCGAATAACGATCACTTGACTATGCATCAGCAACAACTTGGCGATAGATTATATCCTAAG GTGCACGCTTTACGACCAGCGTTGGCTGAAAAAATAACTGGCATGTTGCTGGAGCTGTCACCGGCCCAGTTATTGATGTTGCTGGCTTCGGAAGACGCTCTCCGACAGAAAGTGGACGAAGCGTTCGAATTGATTCATAGCCACACTCAAGATTTGACCAGCGAAATGCTGGATCTCGATGTATTTAGCTTAACCGAACGATGCGCAgcaaataagaagaaaatggAGAACAGCATTCTGGACGACACGGAGGATAATGCCCCGCTTTTCTATTCGCCTGGTAAACGCGGTTTTTATACGCCGAGGCAAGGCAGAGGCAGCTACGAACGGATAAATGCATTCAGGAACGTAGGCAG ACTTATAGGACTATGCCTCTTACAAAACGAGCTTTGTCCACTATTTTTGAACCGCCACGTAATCAAATATATCCTAGGAAGGCCTATACGTTTCCATGATCTTGCATTCTTCGATTCTGTTATTTACGAGAGCTTGCGACAATTGGTCATTGATGCTGAAACGAAAGACAGTAACAGCTTGTTTTCTGCATTGGATCTTACATTCAG